The following is a genomic window from Verrucomicrobiia bacterium.
TATTGCATCGCGGCAGTTTGGTTCAGCGATAGGTTTGATGCAATTCCACAGGCGCGGCCTTCTTGCGGGCGCGCAGACGAATGTTCAACACCTCCACGCCCACTGAAAAAGCCATGGCAAAATAGATGTAACCCTTCGGCACCTCCTTGTGGAACCCTTCGGCCACGAGCGTGAAGCCGATCAACAACAGGAAGCTCAGCGCCAGCATTTTCAACGTCGGATGGCGGTTGATGAAGTCGCTGATGCGGCCCGCAAACACCAGCATGAAGACCAGCGCGATCACGACTGCCGCGATCATCACGCCCAGCTGGTTGGCCATGCCGATGGCGGTGATGACCGAATCCAGCGAGAACACAATGTCGAGCACGAGGATTTGTGCTATCACGCCGATGAAGCTGGGCGCCACGCGCGTGGTCCCCCCGCCATCCTCACCTTCGAGTTTGACGTGGATTTCATGGGTGCTTTTTCCCAGCAGGAACAGGCCGCCGACAATCAGGATCAGGTCGCGGCCGGAAACGGGATGTGGATGCGCGAGCAGACCGAACGTGGGGATCTCAAACCACGGCGCGGTCAATTTCGCCATCCAGCTCAATCCCGCCAGCAGCAGCACGCGAGTGATGAGCGCGAGGCTCAGGCCGAGTTGCCGGGCCCTGGCCTGTTGATGTCCGGGCAGCTTGCCGGAGAGGATTGAGATGAAGATGACGTTGTCGATGCCGAGGATGATTTCGAGCACCGTCAACGTCAGCAGCGCGATCCAGATTTCGGGCTGGGTGATCCATTCCATGGGGCGGAATTTTCGTTACCGCGCCGCCACCGGCAAGGAACAAACGAGCCCAAGATTGTAATGGCGCGCCCGGATGGCGGGCCGGCGCTTAAACCGCGTAGTGCTTCAGCTTCCAGGGCTTGCGGTATTCGCGCTCGTAGGAAATCGCGCGGCGGGCGGCGTGGTTGGCGACGTCCTGCGCCTTGGCGTCCCATTGCACGGTGAGGCCGGTTTGGTAGGAGATGTTCCCGAGGTGGCAGAGCATCGTGGTTTTGGCCAGTGACTCGATGTCGGAATGCGGCCGCGCGCGCGTCTTGATGCAATCGAGGAAATTTTGCCAGTGCGTGTTCGGCCCGCGCACGGAATCCCCCGGCCCCGGATAAGCCTGGTCATCGTCATCCTTTGGGAACCAGCGCACGGCCATGCGATCCACGATCAATGTTCCATTTTCGCCGATGAATTCCGAGCCGTGGTCCTTGCCGCCGTCCAGGCCGCGGTTGTTGCCCTGCCGGTGCTCCCAGATGAGCTGCCATTGCGGGAAGCGATACAGTGTCTGCATCGTGTCGGGCGTGTCGCGGTCGTCGTCGGCCAGGAAAATGCCGCCCTCGCTGTGCACGTGAATGGGGTCCGATTCGCGCATGCCGAGCAGAACGATGTCGATCATGTGCGCGCCCCAGTCTCCGATCTTGCCGGTGCCGGTCTGGAAGAACCAGCGCCACGTGTTGTGACAACGGTTGGGCTGATAGCCGAACATCTTGGCGGGGCCGACCCAGAAGTCCCAATCGAGTCCGGCCGGAACAGGCATGGGATGCTGGTGGCCAAGCGGATTCGGCGGCGTCAGATTCCACGCGCGGCACAATTGGATTTTGCCCAGTTTGCCCGAGCGCACAAATTCGATGGCCTGTTGAAAGTGCGGCACGCTGCGTTGCCACGCCCCAATCTGGACGACGCGTTTGAAATGTTGGGCGGCGGCGGCCATGGCCTTGGCCTCGACAAAACTATGCGACACGGGCTTTTCGCAATAGATGTCCTTCCCGGCCTCGCACGCGGCGATGAACGGGATGGCATGCCAGTGGTCCGGCGTGCAAATCACCACCGCATCGATGTCCTTGCGGTCGAGAACCTGGCGAAAGTCGCCATAGATTTGAGGCGCGCGTTCCTTGCGTTTGAGCACCTCGGCAACGGCCTGCTGGGCGTGCGTCGCATCCACATCGCAAATGGCGGCGATCTCCACGCCCGGGCGGTCCAGAAACGAATTCAGGTTGGCCCTGCCCATGCCCCCCACGCCAATCATGCCGAGGACAATTTTTTCATTCGCGCCCTGCGCTTGCGCAAAGGCGCGGTGGCTCAGGGCCGCCACGCCGGCCGCGGCGGTGGCGGTGGTTTTTAGGAATGAACGACGGTCAAGCGGTGTGGTCATAATGGCAATCCTTCAGGCATGCAGGTTCACGGTTGCAAGGAATTGACCTTGAAAGCCGGTGCAGCATTCGATTTTTCCCGGGTCAGGCGAAATCGTAAACCAGCACCTTCTTGACGAGGCGCTTCACGTATTTTTCCACGAACTCGACGTGGCGCGGGTGAACCTGATAGGCGTCCTGTGTTGATTTGTCCGGGAAGACCATGTTCAGCGCGACCTGATACGTCTGGTCCACCACCGACCGGTGGCTGCCCACCATCTGGCCGACGTGAAATTGCTGCACGCCCGGGAGCGGTTTGAGGTAATCGTTGCAGGCCGCCACCAGTTCCGCGACGGCATTGGGCTGCGCGGGATCGGTCCAAAAAATGACGATGTGTGAAAACATGCGTCGCAATGTTTCGCGGGCCGGCACGCGGCGCAAGAGGAAAGGCCGGCGGGCCGGCGGAAAATCGCCCCGCAGTCAGTTGCCGTGACCGCGGCGCCAGCGCCAGACGGCAAACAGGGAGAAGATAAATACGGCCAGCGCATAGCCAATCATGCCAATGCCCACGCCCACGCTGATGAGGGTGAGGCCGCCCAACAAGAGCAAGGCCGTCCCCACCAGCGCGAAGAGCAGGCATTGGCCGAACAGGCAGGCCACGAACAGCGCGGGCCGGCTTTCAGCCAGGCGTTCGCTCATCCAGAAGCGATAAGCGTCCTCCCCCATCGTCCGCATCAGCCAGGCATTTTGAAAGTTGCGCGCCGCGACGAGCACGCTGGTCGTGCTGATGATGAGCGCCGGCAGTGGAGTGCGGGCAAAGCCCACGCAGAGCACAAGGTTGACGACGCCGCCCCACTTCCACCCCAGCCGTTTGGCAATGGGGTTGCCCTCCAGCACCAGGCGCGGCGTGGCGACCCACGTGCTCAGGAAATCCATTCCCCGCGCGAACAGCAGCAGCGCGAGAAAAATGAAATACTCGCGGCTGGCGAAGGGAATGGGATCGTCCATGGCAATCGGGCGGGACATCATTGGCGCGGCCCGGCGGGGACCACGCCAGGAATCAGGGGGGGCAAGGCCGGCCGCCTACTTTTTCTTCCCGTAGAGTTCCTCGGGCGTTTTCAACTGCGGTTCGGTGAGCTTCCAGGTTTCGCCCTTGCCCTCAATCGAACGGAAGAAGCAGCTCTGGTAGCCTTCGTGGCATGCCGGGCCGTTTTGCTCGACCTGGATGAGCAGCGTGTCACCATCACAGTCGAAGGCGATGTCCTTCACGGTTTGCGTGTTGCCGCTTTCCTCGCCCTTCATCCAGAACTTCTGGCGTGAGCGGCTCCAGAAATGGGTCTTGCCCGTCTCGATGGTTTTTTCGAGCGACGCGCGGTTCATCCACGCCATCATGACGACGCGACCGGTCTTTTGTTCCTGCACGATGGCCGGGATCAGGCCGTCGGACGTAAACTTGAGTTTGTCGTAAAAGCTCATGGCACGGGGCATTTTAAATTCCCGGCGGCCGATTTACGATGGAAAAGAATGACCGGACGCCCGAATCGCCGGTGGAACGAACAAAAACTGTCGGCCGGCAGCTGCCCGCCCGGATTCCGCGCGTCAATGCAGCAACAGCAGGATTCCCATGCCCGCCGCAAGCGTGAG
Proteins encoded in this region:
- a CDS encoding TerC family protein, producing the protein MEWITQPEIWIALLTLTVLEIILGIDNVIFISILSGKLPGHQQARARQLGLSLALITRVLLLAGLSWMAKLTAPWFEIPTFGLLAHPHPVSGRDLILIVGGLFLLGKSTHEIHVKLEGEDGGGTTRVAPSFIGVIAQILVLDIVFSLDSVITAIGMANQLGVMIAAVVIALVFMLVFAGRISDFINRHPTLKMLALSFLLLIGFTLVAEGFHKEVPKGYIYFAMAFSVGVEVLNIRLRARKKAAPVELHQTYR
- a CDS encoding Gfo/Idh/MocA family oxidoreductase yields the protein MTTPLDRRSFLKTTATAAAGVAALSHRAFAQAQGANEKIVLGMIGVGGMGRANLNSFLDRPGVEIAAICDVDATHAQQAVAEVLKRKERAPQIYGDFRQVLDRKDIDAVVICTPDHWHAIPFIAACEAGKDIYCEKPVSHSFVEAKAMAAAAQHFKRVVQIGAWQRSVPHFQQAIEFVRSGKLGKIQLCRAWNLTPPNPLGHQHPMPVPAGLDWDFWVGPAKMFGYQPNRCHNTWRWFFQTGTGKIGDWGAHMIDIVLLGMRESDPIHVHSEGGIFLADDDRDTPDTMQTLYRFPQWQLIWEHRQGNNRGLDGGKDHGSEFIGENGTLIVDRMAVRWFPKDDDDQAYPGPGDSVRGPNTHWQNFLDCIKTRARPHSDIESLAKTTMLCHLGNISYQTGLTVQWDAKAQDVANHAARRAISYEREYRKPWKLKHYAV
- a CDS encoding Dabb family protein — its product is MFSHIVIFWTDPAQPNAVAELVAACNDYLKPLPGVQQFHVGQMVGSHRSVVDQTYQVALNMVFPDKSTQDAYQVHPRHVEFVEKYVKRLVKKVLVYDFA
- the hisI gene encoding phosphoribosyl-AMP cyclohydrolase, which codes for MSFYDKLKFTSDGLIPAIVQEQKTGRVVMMAWMNRASLEKTIETGKTHFWSRSRQKFWMKGEESGNTQTVKDIAFDCDGDTLLIQVEQNGPACHEGYQSCFFRSIEGKGETWKLTEPQLKTPEELYGKKK